A region from the Perca fluviatilis chromosome 16, GENO_Pfluv_1.0, whole genome shotgun sequence genome encodes:
- the bicdl2l gene encoding bicaudal-D-related protein 2-like, with amino-acid sequence MDYAQSFSTLNERLRPKITKSEQLYSSLNRLEEKQLNLLRSKSSSYRPTVLPTEPEPNDCVATTEPEDPEEPEDNCEQEDLVSDEENCADRLNNSCLITEFSLKDLEEEESVDENRNTSSPEEKENPGELISEGTGDSSESVATDGEGGSSFQRSYMNRTLPDLINSGPPLNRRRTLGHVSDTLKEVRREVELSRRRSIKLKAQVDKLQESREGPGWSQHRERVTEEVLSILGLLRPLTESESSPPEPAPGVNRLDASLSQLQNVARKLAISHTKQFKSGEGAEDSAVLQQALRDRDEAMEKKKAMEAELLRSKTEMMLLNNQLLEAVQKRLELAVELDAWKEDVQLIIHQQLQSQQQAEQAKKKPSRLGILRRTNKLPIQRPTNFPLSTPVPPTTNSNQIFIPRAAVSAAPTPSTPPSTGTQRNWMNKLRWTKTGRQGDQDAAGQESEGRGDNGFQVVSLD; translated from the exons ATGGACTACGCTCAGTCTTTCTCAACCCTCAACGAGAGGCTGAGacctaaaataacaaaaagtgaACAGCTCTACTCCTCTCTGAACAGACTGGAGGAGAAACAGTTGAACTTGCTCAGGAGCAAATCCTCATCTTACCGACCTACAGTTCTGCCAACAGAACCCGAACCAAACGACTGTGTGGCCACAACAGAACCAGAAGATCCAGAGGAACCTGAAGACAACTGTGAGCAGGAAGATTTGGTCTCCGATGAAGAAAATTGTGCCGATCGGTTAAACAACTCGTGCCTCATCACTGagttcagtttaaaagatttagaAGAAGAGGAGTCGGTTGATGagaacagaaacacatcctCGCCTGAGGAGAAAGAAAACCCAGGTGAGCTGATCTCAGAGGGGACAGGTGATTCCTCAGAGTCAGTAGCTACGGACGGTGAAGGTGGGAGCTCCTTCCAGAGGAGCTACATGAACCGGACTTTACCAGACCTGATCAACAGTGGCCCGCCGCTCAACCGACGTCGGACACTGGGACATGTCTCCGACACG CTTAAAGAAGTGCGCAGAGAGGTGGAGCTGTCTCGGAGACGAAGTATCAAGCTTAAGGCGCAGGTGGACAAACTACAGGAGAGCAGAGAGGGACCGGGATGGAgtcaacacagagagagg GTCACAGAGGAGGTTCTGTCCATACTGGGGCTACTGCGCCCGCTGACAGAGTCAGAGTCCAGCCCACCTGAACCcgctcctggtgtaaaccgCCTGGACGCTTCCCTGAGCCAGCTGCAGAATGTGGCCCGCAAACTGGCTATTAGTCACACCAAACAG ttcAAATCTGGAGAAGGAGCAGAGGACAGTGCTGTTCTGCAGCAGGCGTTACGGGACAGAGATGAGGCCATGGAGAA GAAGAAGGCGATGGAGGCCGAGCTGCTGCGGAGTAAAACGGAGATGATGTTGCTAAACAACCAGCTGCTGGAGGCTGTACAGAAACGTCTGGAGCTGGCAGTGGAGCTTGACGCCTGGAAG GAGGACGTTCAGCTGATCATCCACCAGCAGCTGCAGAGTCAGCAGCAGGCAGAGCAGGCCAAGAAGAAGCCCTCCCGCCTGGGCATCCTGAGGAGAACCAACAAACTGCCCATCCAGCGGCCAACCAACTTCCCTTTGTCTACACCCGTCCCTCCCACAACCAACTCCAACCAAATCTTCATCCCCAGAGCTGCTGTTTCCGCTGCTCCGACTCCCAGCACGCCTCCTTCCACTGGCACCCAACGCAACTGGATGAACAAGCTGAGGTGGACCAAGACCGGTCGTCAAGGAGACCAGGATGCAGCGGGGCAGGAGTCAGAGGGCAGGGGTGACAATGGCTTCCAGGTCGTATCCCTTGATTGA
- the abhd11 gene encoding protein ABHD11, producing the protein MSALCRLIQRGLLSCRPSCRLFPGQQDVCGVAPGVRTASSSSPVNLTYDVFDGKGESTPLVFLHGLFGSKSNFHSIAKSLVQRTGRKVLTVDARNHGSSPHSSELTYEAMTDDLKHLLAQLHIEKCVLVGHSMGGKTAMTTALTQSGLVERLVVVDISPAQTTTRTNFRSYIQAMQKLKISSDIPRSTARRMAEDQLRSLVKERSVRQFLLTNLVEHNGHYAWRVNLAAISAHLDDIMSFPNFNTVYDGPTLFLGGASSAYISSDDYPEIQRLFPNADIQYIPDASHWIHADKPLDFISSIISFLQS; encoded by the exons ATGAGTGCTTTGTGTCGCCTGATCCAGAGAGGACTGCTGAGTTGCCGGCCGTCGTGTCGTTTATTCCCCGGACAGCAGGATGTGTGCGGGGTGGCTCCCGGTGTCCGTACAGCCAGCTCATCCAG CCCAGTCAACTTGACCTATGATGTCTTCGATGGGAAGGGAGAGAGCACTCCCCTGGTGTTTCTCCACGGCCTTTTTGGCAGCAAATCTAACTTTCACTCAATTGCGAAGTCCTTGGTGCAGCGCACAGGCCGAAAG GTGCTCACTGTAGATGCCCGTAACCATGGCAGCAGCCCTCACAGCTCAGAGCTGACGTATGAAGCGATGACCGATGATTTGAAACACCTCCTCGCCCAGCTGCACATTGAGAAGTGCGTCCTCGTCGGCCACAGCATGGGAGGGAAAACAGCCATGACGACCGCCCTGACGCAG TCTGGTTTAGTGGAGAGGCTGGTGGTAGTGGACATCAGTCCAGCCCAGACCACCACACGCACCAACTTCCGCTCTTACATCCAGGCCATGCAGAAGCTGAAGATCTCCAGTGACATCCCACGTTCCACTGCCAGGCGAATGGCTGAGGATCAGCTGCGCAGTTTGGTCAAG GAGCGCTCGGTGCGTCAGTTCCTGCTGACTAACCTAGTGGAGCACAATGGCCACTATGCCTGGAGGGTCAACCTGGCGGCCATCTCGGCGCACCTTGATGACATCATGAGCTTCCCCAACTTTAACACTGTCTATGATGGACCTACACTGTTTCTGGGTGGAGCCAGTTCTGCTTATATCAG CTCCGACGATTACCCAGAAATCCAGAGGCTGTTCCCTAACGCTGACATCCAGTACATCCCAGACGCAAGTCACTGGATCCATGCAGATAAACCCTTAGATTTCATCAGCTCCATCATCTCCTTTCTCCAGTCCTAG
- the LOC120544525 gene encoding claudin-3-like, protein MSMGMEIVGIALGVIGFIIAIVTCVLPMWRVTAFIGANIITAQTIWEGLWMNCVTQSTGQMQCKIYDSMLALPQELQASRAMTIVAIILGVLGVMISIVGAKCTNCIDDEPSKAKVMIIAGIFFILAGLLVLIPVSWTASVLIQDFYNPLLISEQKRELGASLYIGWGAAILLLIGGAMLCSSCPPKEKQYKPPRMAYSAPRSTSAGGGYDRKDYV, encoded by the coding sequence ATGTCGATGGGCATGGAGATCGTGGGCATAGCCCTTGGAGTCATTGGTTTTATCATTGCAATAGTGACATGCGTCCTGCCAATGTGGAGGGTGACAGCTTTCATCGGAGCCAATATCATCACTGCTCAGACCATCTGGGAAGGTTTATGGATGAACTGTGTCACCCAGAGCACTGGCCAGATGCAATGCAAGATCTACGACTCAATGCTGGCCTTGCCTCAGGAGCTGCAGGCCTCCAGAGCGATGACAATTGTCGCCATCATACTCGGGGTGCTGGGGGTCATGATCTCCATCGTCGGCGCCAAGTGCACCAACTGCATCGATGACGAGCCATCCAAGGCCAAAGTGATGATCATCGCTGGAATCTTCTTTATCCTCGCCGGCCTTTTGGTCCTCATCCCCGTCTCCTGGACAGCCAGCGTCCTCATCCAGGATTTCTACAACCCCTTGCTGATCAGCGAGCAGAAGAGGGAGCTTGGTGCATCGCTCTACATCGGCTGGGGGGCGGCCATCCTGCTCCTGATTGGTGGGGCGATGCTGTGCAGCAGCTGCCCACCAAAAGAGAAGCAGTACAAGCCGCCTCGGATGGCCTACTCCGCCCCGCGCAGCACCAGTGCAGGCGGAGGGTACGACAGGAAAGACTATGTTTGA